The segment gagtgggacaaaattcctcctgagatgtgtgcaaacctggtggccaactacaagaaacgtctgacctctgtgattgccaacaagggttttgccaccaagtactaagtcatgttttgcagaggggtcaaatacttatttccttcattaaaatgcatttaaaaaaaatctatttcTAACATttgtgacgtgtttttctggattcttttgatgttattctgtctctcactgttcaaataaacctaccattaaaattatagactgatcatgtctttgtcagtgggcaaacgtacaaaatcagcaggggatcaaatacttttttccctcactgtatatttaaaTACAATGTGAAGCCACAGTCCTACAATTCCTGCCTGAACATTGTCTCCTAGTGGTATATGAGGGTAATTCACTTCAGTGAGAACAAGTCTACCATCCAGATACCTAGCTCTATTTTACCCTACTTAGCGTTGGAAACAAGCTGTGTAAGATTCAACTGAGCTATCATGCCAACACAAATAAACATTGATCAGCTTCCATACTCATTTGCGTAGACTACCTAAATAACGTTGAATAGTTGAAAGTAACTCTAACCTTTCTCACACAAGCTGTATGTGAAAGTAAATTCAGAGTGAGGTTTATTAAACATCAATTAAACATGTCTTGTTGGAGCCTGAGCTGACCTGGTTTTCCCAGGTCATTGCTTCAAACATAAAACACCAAACTAGTGGGACCTACTAaactctgttctctcctctcctccctccccctgacAGAGTCCTGTCCAGGGTTCTGCTCTGTATTCTGGTGCAGCCCGGGCAGCTTGGTTTCACACCAGTTAGTCTCATTACATCCTCTGTTTGGGTCTAAAAATACACTATTTGATCGAtctgctctcacacacacactcacataataTATAACAAGGATGGGCagctttgatgggggtgggggccaccaaAAAtcggaactcatcatgaggggccccAGTGGCTCGTGGGTTTGCATACCCACATCCAtaaccacacatgcagtcagagccggtcctagccttttgggggccttAAGTGAAATTATTTGAGTTAACTTCCGGTAATTCTACActgccatggggcgtagagaaaatgttgcagttttaaagcatgtttgctgcaattctacacattttgccacagAGTGGAGACAAATGTTTGCCGTTTTTAATATAATATCTGATGATCAATGGGGGTCCCGGTCTgtaattcaaccatgattactacacGTTTAGATAGTTAGTCTAGTggctaacttaccaatctaaaaatggtTAGCTGaaatggctaattgagtgactgacataacaagagagaaCCGTCTGAGGCACAACCAcatttagaaattgcaccttgtgtattctaactcaacagtaagttgagaccccgactgagttcctgaAAAATGTGTGTGGAAATGAATCCGCGGGCCTACAGAAGGGATCCAGTTTCACCAtccattatataataatatatgccatttagcagatgcttttatacaaagcgacttagtcatgcgtgcatacattttacttagtcatgcgtgcatacattttacttagtcatgcgtgcatacatttgacttacagtcatgagtgcatacaaACCCACTACCCCGGCGTTactagcaccatgctctaccaactgagctacaaaggaccacacacacagagcttgTCCTAATTATGGACGATGGGTGTAGAAGGTGTGGCTTGCTCGGGACACCCGCAGGCTGGTGAAATAGTGATGAGAGGGACGAAggtgatgagatgtccagcagtgtgGGTCTGTGGTTTGGGGGGGGGTTAATGTGTTTGTTACAGCGGGACTCAAacaggatagtgtgtgtgtgtgtgtgtgtgtgtgtgaaacagaaTCCTACACCTGGCATTAGACCATTGGTGTGTTTGTTGTCACTCACCCACTAATTAGGCTAATGTAAGAGCAGTCCTAATTGGCCTTGGCCCAggggacaggtgtgtgtgtttgtgggaatGCACATGCATTTTGGTGTGTTAGTATGTGTGTGCACTCAGGTGTGTCAGATGGGAGGTTTACCTGTGGGTTGGGGCTCTAGGGTTACCCTCATCAGGACATCACCCATCATTATTACCCTTATCAGGTAATCACCCTACCTACCCTCAGGACATCATCCTACCCACCATCAGGATACCACCCTACCCACCCTCAAGACATCACCCTACCCACCCTCAGGACATCACCCTACCCACCCTCAGGACATCCACCTACCCACCCTCAGGACATCACCCTACCCACCCTCAGGAAATCACCATACCCACCCTCAGGACACCACCCTACCCACCCTCAGGACACCACCCTACCCACCCTCAGGACACCACCCTACCCACCCTCAGGACACCACCCTACCCACCCTCAGGACATCACCCTACCCACCCTCAGGACATCACCCTACCCACCCTCAGGACATCACCCTACCCACCCTCAGAACACCACCCTACCCACCCTCAGAACACCACCCTACCCACCCTCAGGACACCACCCTACCCACCCTCAGGACATCACCCTACCCACCCTCAGGACACCACCCTACCCACCCTCAGGACATCACCCTACCCACCCTCAGGACATCACCCTCAGGACATCACCCTACCCACCCTCAGAACATCACCCTACCCACCCTCAGGAAATCACCCTACCTACCCTCAGGACATCACCCTCAGGACATCACCCTACCCACCCTCAGGAAATCACCCTACCCACCCTCAGGACACCACCCTACCCACCCTCAGGACATCACCCTACCCACCCTCAGGACATCACCCTCAGGACATCACCCTACCCACCCTCAGAACACCACCCTACCCACCCTCAGGACACCACCCTACCCACCCTCAGGACACCACCCTACCCACCCTCAGGACATCACCCTACCCACCCTCAGGACATCACCCTACCTACCCTCAGGACATCACCCTACCTACCCTGAGGACTCCACCCTACCTACCCTGGAGAAAGAGGAGTTAGGCAAGATAtatatgagagcgagagagagagaaacagacaggtcTTAGCTTTAGTAATGTGAACCCATAGCCTTCTGCTGGCTTATGGTGATCAGGTATCCCAATCTCCATCAGAGATCACAGCTCCCATTGTTTACCTCAgagactcctcttctccctccctccatccacccctctctccatcctttccTTAGTTTCCTTCGTTTACCTCACTGtactctcctcccatctccctccatccctctcttccatcCTTTCCTTCTCTATTCTGATGTCATCTTTCTACACTCTtaggaaaaaaggtgctatctagaacctaaaagggttcttcggctgttcccattgaataacccttttttgtTCCAGTTAGAGCAGTTGCTGCATTCAACTGTCTGAACATGTGATTTTTCTCccccccatcctctcccctctcccagtAGCTATGGAGTCGGCCATCCAGACAGTGGTAGGAGTGTATCTGAAGTCTGCCAAAGGGAAGGGCAGTCTAGGAGAAAAGGACTTCCAGGGCCTCGTCAAGAAACAGCTGGGCAACATCATGACTGTAAGTTCCACCTATCCCTGTATCACTACtcctcaaccctaacctcaaccacaatCCTATCCCTAGCTTCAACCCTcgaccacaaccctaaccctagattcaTGCCCACATCCTCGTTCAACCCGAACCCtatcctcaaccacaaccctaaccctagattcgtgtccacatcccggttcaacccgaaccctagcctcaaccacaaccctaaccctagcttcatctCTACATcttcaaccctaaccttaaccagagCCATAATGCAAACCAGCACCAGGTGTTCTTGGGGAAGTGATCTTTAATgatactctttctttctctctcgctctctctgtatcCCTGCTCTCTTCCCCTCTTACCTCATAGGGAACAGAAAGTTCCTCTGCGGTGAAAGAGATGCGTCAGGGATTGGACGAGAACGACGATGGGAAGGTCAGCTTCAAGGAATACATGACTCTGATTGGCTACCTGGCAAACACCCTCAGCGAGCAGAGGACTGCAGCCAACACCACACCTGCCTCATAGGAACTACATATGGCTTCATAGGCACTCTATAAGACGTCTTATGCATTCTAtaaggcagggttcttcaatcctggtcctagtgacccacagggtgtgcaggctttagTTCCATTCCAGCACTGACACACCAGATTAAACTCATAAAGGCTTTGATGGGTTTGAGTTGATTATAGTGTGTGGGACCACAGGACCAGGCTTGAAGAACACTGCCATACGGCTCCATGTACCTATAGAGGCTCATAGACCTGTCatggactgtcaatctcccttgttGGCTGTATATCACTACATCATCACACTGGTAACTTCTACTCAACATATTTTATATGCTTACAATACACTACCAATATTTTATAAATACTTTATCGAGGCATTTTTAACATTAAGTTCAACAGttcttttaaaaaaaataactacTCAAAATCGACACTAAATGGTTTATTATCATGTTGAAATAAATGCCATGCCAACGTTTTAAAGTGATGTCTTCTTTCACAGCACTGCTCTTGCATCAGCTCTAAATTACATTCTCTAGGTTGCCCTGTGTCATGAAGGCTCACACTCACCTTATAGAACCAATATTCTCTAGGTTGCCCTGTGTCATGAAGGCTCACACTCACCTTATAGAACCAATATTCTCTAGGTTGCCCTGTGTCATGAAGGCTCACACTCACCTTATAGAACCAATATTCTCTAGGTTGCCCTGTGTCATGAAGGCTCACACTCACCTTATAGAACCAATATTCTCTAGGTTGCCCTGTGTCATGAAGGCTCACACTCACCTTATAGAACCAATATTCTCTAGGTTGCCCTGTGTCATGAAGGCTCACACTCACCTTATAGAACCAATATTCTCTAGGTTGCCCTGTGTCATGAAGGCTCACACTCACCTTATAGAACCAATATTCTCTAGGTTGCCCTGTGTCATGAAGGCTCACACTCACCTTATAGAACCAATATTCTCTAGGTTGCCCTGTGTCATGAAGGCTCACACTCACCTTATAGAACCAATATTCTCTAGGTTGCCCTGTGTCATGAAGGCTCACACTCACCTTATAGAACCAATATTCTCTAGGTTGCCCTGTGTCATGAAGGCTCACACTCACCTTATAGAACCAATATTCTCTAGGTTGCCCTGCGTCATgaaggctcacacacacactcactcaccttATAGAACCAATATTCTCTAGGTTGCCCTGCGTCATGAAGGCTCACACTCACCTTATAGAACCAATATTCTCTAGGTTGCCCTGTGTCATGAAGGCTCACACTCACCTTATAGAACCAATATTCTCTAGGTTGCCCTGCGTCATGAaggctcacacacactcactcaccttATAGAACCAATACGCTGATACCTGCTTCCATGGCCACCAGCGGCGCCTTCTAAATTTAGTCGTGTCACACTCCGTGGCCCACGATTCACCAGCATATTGAAACTGGACACCAATGTACAACACCACCTATTGTGCTCAGTAAGGATACACATACTTCTTCTGCCATCAGAATGCAATGCTGCATTGCACCAGGGAGAGAGAAACAAGTCTATACTTTAACACAGGCAGATCTATACACTACAATCCTATTTTCCACTCCTCTGGGGCTAGCAGCCTCAGCGCTTTAGTGGGTGCAACATACAAGTAGTGTACGTTACATTAACATTCAGACTGTTAGAAAACAAGACGTGCACAGACAGTATACAATTCAGTGGTTGTATAAGCCTGAGGCGTGGGAAAAGAAACACGGCTACACTGACCAGCACAGATAAACAAGACACACTTAATTTGCTGTTTTGGTTTGCGGAGTGCAGTTGTCATATTAAAATATACATTGTCACAATAGCTGTGCATTTGTATGAATGTAGGATTTTTGTGTAATTTAGTTTCCTTgtatacgtttgtgtgtgtgtctgtgtgttacagaaGGGATAACTCTATGCATGGCTGCCTGTCAAGGGTGTTGTTTCCATTCAGATAGTACCCTCTGATCCTGTATGAGGTACCAGCTTCCCTTTCAAACAGCCTcaggccagacacacacacacagtcggctAACCACAGCCTCAGGTCTGTTGATCTGTTTACATTATAAACCCCCTCTGGAGCGCCTATATTCCCCTAACGCCATTCTAAAATGTTCTGCATTTCATTTCAACAACCACTACCATCTAACCTACTGGGAGACAGAACCATTGTTTCAGGCCATAACCTAATCATCAGCTGAAATTGGCAGCTGCCCATCAGTGGGTCCAACACAGCATTTGGAAACACACAGTACCAGGCCAGGCCAAGCATGGCAGCTGTTCTACCAGACCCAGCCAACAAGGTCATCACACCACACACCCTAAGGGGAGCAGACGCACCTCACTGTTCAATGAGCAGATGCTTGAGAATATGATAATTAAATTACATATTTTCAATTTCAGAGTACAAGTATTGAGATGGTCTTTCAGACGGACTGTATTCTTTGAAAGAATATTGTTGGCGCCATAGCAGGGTCTCTGTG is part of the Coregonus clupeaformis isolate EN_2021a chromosome 28, ASM2061545v1, whole genome shotgun sequence genome and harbors:
- the LOC121542710 gene encoding protein S100-A16, giving the protein MESAIQTVVGVYLKSAKGKGSLGEKDFQGLVKKQLGNIMTGTESSSAVKEMRQGLDENDDGKVSFKEYMTLIGYLANTLSEQRTAANTTPAS